The following coding sequences lie in one Chanos chanos chromosome 4, fChaCha1.1, whole genome shotgun sequence genomic window:
- the commd8 gene encoding COMM domain-containing protein 8 — MMKLLEKLSPAECPKLLHRVVDGLCGRGYPRRTDYGDRWSLSEWTELMNALPSLFRLAIGKKYSDQEIQELLADLDSGHAEAILQVVHSRQEEIRHALVERTNAVSSTQLQDFNWQIKLALSSDKLSALHTPLLNLSLDLKENAIQRPVSIEMNREELQTLISALEAANKVVLQLK, encoded by the exons atgatgaagTTACTTGAAAAATTATCTCCTGCAGAATGTCCAAAA CTGCTACACAGAGTGGTGGATGGCCTTTGTGGACGGGGTTATCCACGGAGAACAGACTATGGTGACAGATGGAGCCTCTCAGAATGGACGGAGCTTATGAACGCACTCCCCTCCCTCTTCAGGCTGGCTATTGGCAAGAAATACTCAGATCAGGAG atccaGGAATTGCTGGCTGATCTGGACTCTGGCCATGCTGAAGCCATTTTGCAGGTTGTCCACTCCAGGCAGGAGGAGATTAGACACGCTCTAGTGGAGAGAACTAATGCTGTCTCCAGCACGCAGCTTCAGGACTTCAACTGGCAGATCAAA CTGGCCTTGTCTAGTGATAAACTCTCTGCTCTACACACTCCTCTGCTGAACCTGAGTCTGGACCTGAAAGAGAATGCAATTCAGAGACCTGTCAGCatagaaatgaacagagaggagCTACAAACACTCATCAGTGCACTGGAGGCGGCCAATaag GTGGTCTTGCAGCTGAAATGA